From Amycolatopsis sp. cg9, one genomic window encodes:
- a CDS encoding TetR/AcrR family transcriptional regulator, producing MGTRQRLIDTASELLAGEGVDAVTLRGIAKAAGVSHGAPLRHFSGRAELLSAVATRGYAELLSRRRTLPETSPRERLTAACHSYLDFALTSPAMFELMFRRDLVDADDPALSAAASAVFDTFAVLVAAVPTPVARSGADLRLVAASLWAALHGLAQLWLWGGLAGASFAPSPEAALAVTLDAYLGRDDTL from the coding sequence GTGGGCACCCGGCAACGCCTGATCGACACCGCGTCCGAGCTGCTGGCCGGCGAAGGCGTCGACGCGGTGACGCTGCGCGGGATCGCGAAGGCCGCCGGCGTTTCGCACGGCGCGCCGCTGCGCCACTTCTCCGGCCGCGCCGAGCTGCTGTCCGCCGTCGCGACGCGCGGGTACGCCGAACTGCTCTCGCGACGGCGGACGCTGCCGGAAACCTCACCGCGGGAACGGCTCACCGCCGCCTGCCACAGCTACCTCGACTTCGCGCTGACCAGCCCGGCGATGTTCGAGCTGATGTTCCGCCGCGACCTGGTCGACGCGGACGACCCGGCGCTTTCGGCGGCGGCGAGCGCGGTCTTCGACACCTTCGCCGTGCTGGTGGCGGCGGTGCCGACGCCGGTCGCGCGCTCGGGCGCCGATCTGCGGCTGGTCGCGGCGTCGCTGTGGGCGGCGCTGCACGGCCTCGCCCAGCTGTGGCTGTGGGGCGGTCTGGCGGGGGCGAGCTTCGCGCCGTCCCCGGAGGCGGCGCTGGCCGTCACGCTCGACGCCTACCTGGGCCGGGACGACACGCTGTGA
- a CDS encoding DUF2786 domain-containing protein yields MTESDPQLERIRKLLAKAEDPAVTEAEAEAYNRKAAELVARYGIDQAMLAASGATADEIGTLKIPMNDPYSRDKASLLTSVAYPLRCRTLLHRYGQKVESVTVFGFHSDLGRVELLFTSLLLQASTQLTRVRPDGFFPGESLAAYRRTWLHGFARAVHERLSHAESEAVRTAVPGERSAELVVRDRAQMVQHAFDSEYGDLRSAAPRRLSGSGYLDGHDAGTKANLDPAALTRRQKALR; encoded by the coding sequence ATGACCGAGTCAGACCCGCAGCTCGAGCGCATCCGGAAGCTGCTGGCCAAGGCCGAGGACCCGGCGGTCACCGAGGCGGAGGCCGAGGCGTACAACCGGAAGGCCGCCGAGCTCGTCGCGCGGTACGGGATCGACCAGGCGATGCTCGCCGCGTCCGGCGCGACCGCGGACGAGATCGGCACGCTCAAGATCCCGATGAACGACCCGTACAGCCGGGACAAGGCGAGCCTGCTCACCTCGGTCGCGTACCCGCTGCGCTGCCGGACGCTGCTGCACCGCTACGGCCAGAAGGTCGAGAGCGTCACGGTGTTCGGCTTCCACTCCGACCTGGGCCGCGTCGAGCTGCTGTTCACCAGCCTGCTGCTGCAGGCGAGCACCCAGCTGACCCGCGTCCGCCCGGACGGCTTCTTCCCCGGCGAGTCGCTGGCCGCCTACCGCCGCACCTGGCTGCACGGCTTCGCGCGCGCGGTCCACGAGCGGCTGTCCCACGCCGAATCGGAAGCCGTCCGCACGGCGGTGCCCGGCGAGCGGTCGGCGGAGCTGGTCGTCCGCGACCGCGCGCAGATGGTGCAGCACGCGTTCGACTCCGAGTACGGCGACCTGCGCTCGGCCGCACCCCGGCGGCTGTCGGGCAGCGGCTACCTCGACGGCCACGACGCCGGCACGAAGGCGAACCTCGACCCGGCGGCGTTGACCCGCCGCCAGAAGGCGTTGCGCTGA
- a CDS encoding Long-chain-fatty-acid--CoA ligase, with protein MRVVDLAERPDLLDAALALGDVGGQFIYRGASGRMITGERFLRHWARYFLIALDDDGAPIARALSVPLAYPAPDRTELPDHGWDQAIEWAAQDVMDGREPNALCALEVVIAPHLRGTGRSAPMLKALKARAAETGLRKLIVSVRPIGKEAEPAVPMPEYAARRRPDGLLADRWLRTHERLGARVVKVCPFAVTLAGSLADWRDWTGVKLQDGENFIPGGIAPVFASVAHDTATYVEPNVWLEHPM; from the coding sequence ATGCGCGTCGTCGATCTTGCCGAACGCCCCGACCTGCTCGACGCCGCCTTGGCGCTCGGCGACGTCGGCGGCCAGTTCATCTACCGGGGCGCCAGCGGCCGGATGATCACCGGCGAACGCTTCCTGCGCCACTGGGCGCGGTACTTCCTCATCGCACTGGACGACGACGGCGCACCGATCGCCCGCGCCCTGTCGGTCCCGCTCGCCTACCCGGCCCCGGACCGCACCGAGCTACCGGACCACGGCTGGGACCAGGCGATCGAGTGGGCGGCCCAGGACGTGATGGACGGCCGCGAGCCGAACGCGTTGTGCGCGCTGGAAGTCGTGATCGCGCCGCACCTGCGCGGCACCGGCCGGTCGGCACCGATGTTGAAGGCGTTGAAGGCCCGAGCCGCGGAAACGGGGCTGCGCAAGCTGATCGTGTCGGTGCGCCCGATCGGCAAGGAAGCCGAACCCGCGGTCCCGATGCCGGAGTACGCAGCCCGCCGCCGCCCGGACGGCCTGCTCGCCGACCGCTGGCTGCGCACCCACGAACGCCTGGGCGCCCGAGTGGTAAAGGTCTGCCCGTTCGCGGTCACCCTGGCCGGCTCCCTGGCCGACTGGCGCGACTGGACGGGCGTGAAGCTCCAGGACGGCGAGAACTTCATCCCGGGCGGCATCGCCCCGGTGTTCGCATCGGTCGCCCACGACACGGCGACGTACGTCGAACCGAACGTGTGGCTGGAGCACCCGATGTGA
- a CDS encoding tetratricopeptide repeat protein: MQIGNLFGSAQVGGSRTAPLHLRDTQYWPVVASWDPVSAGVHRARQQAGDQGVPPYVERDIDADLRHRLGAASETGGLVLLLGHSAAGKTRLAYEAMRAVMPDRRVAAPSRGSELAEVLTTIVESSVECVVWLDNLELFLGPGALDVAMLAAFRERKVPLLGTIRMRKYKTFHPMFQDVLPAGVDAVVLQTAQIGARVLESADLLEVQRIWSEDELARAVQCDDDRIADAVAHHRHHGVAEYLAAGPAIWSAWRLARDVDGRPRGAALVEAAIDLARAGLAGPYEEELIVELHEQYLERQGGLLLRPEPLDEAWAWASRQFHGVTSPLLEATSGKWRVFDYLVDQLERMLPPQPVPDAVWLAAKHNSSGGDLLEVALRAAEAGTPVSVDVAESIWLFLLEAEVGSAMACYNLGVLCSENGRVKESKSYFARAAKAGEPRAAFNLAVIYSREDKPEKSRKWRMRAADANYPPAFFLVGFDLEEQGKLDEAEQWYRRGAELDEHRSATNLGKLLSSTGRVQEALPWFHKAEEEGDPFATYNIGLFHHEAGRREAAEEWYRKASERGSADAAFNLGTLRLQAGDHASAKDWYERAFEAGITSAAGNLGKLLSESGELAEAERWFRRGVAAGDVPATFGLGALLYKSERLEEALDVLEPVASADESGGQAALAEILHELGRTDEAIPYFESAAEAGNLSAAFNLGVIHLRRDDLQEAKRWYRTAAEAGDAEAASNLSDVLFTEGRLASASWWIGRARALRAEAAAAAAEPESVDA, translated from the coding sequence GTGCAGATCGGGAACCTTTTCGGATCGGCTCAGGTGGGGGGCAGCCGAACCGCGCCACTGCACCTGCGGGATACGCAGTATTGGCCGGTTGTTGCGTCCTGGGATCCTGTCTCCGCCGGCGTGCACCGCGCGCGTCAGCAGGCTGGTGACCAGGGCGTACCGCCGTACGTCGAACGTGACATCGATGCGGACCTTCGGCACCGGCTGGGCGCCGCGTCGGAGACGGGTGGTCTGGTTCTCCTGCTCGGTCACTCCGCGGCGGGCAAGACTCGCCTGGCCTACGAGGCGATGCGCGCTGTCATGCCGGATCGCCGGGTAGCGGCACCGTCCCGGGGCAGTGAGCTGGCGGAGGTGCTCACGACGATCGTCGAGTCGTCGGTGGAGTGCGTGGTCTGGCTCGACAACTTGGAGCTGTTCCTCGGTCCGGGTGCGTTGGATGTGGCCATGTTGGCTGCGTTCCGGGAGCGGAAAGTACCGCTGCTGGGGACCATTCGGATGCGGAAGTACAAGACCTTCCACCCGATGTTCCAGGATGTGCTCCCTGCTGGTGTGGATGCCGTCGTCCTGCAGACCGCGCAGATAGGCGCTCGGGTGCTCGAGTCGGCCGACCTTCTGGAGGTTCAGCGAATCTGGAGCGAAGATGAGCTTGCACGTGCGGTTCAGTGCGACGACGACCGGATCGCCGATGCTGTCGCACACCATCGCCACCACGGCGTCGCCGAATATTTGGCGGCTGGGCCCGCCATTTGGTCCGCCTGGCGACTTGCCAGGGATGTCGACGGTCGGCCTCGTGGAGCTGCGCTCGTCGAGGCGGCGATCGACCTGGCGCGGGCGGGCTTGGCCGGACCATACGAAGAAGAGCTCATCGTCGAGCTGCACGAACAGTATCTCGAAAGGCAGGGCGGCCTGCTGCTGCGGCCGGAGCCGCTGGACGAGGCATGGGCTTGGGCAAGCCGGCAATTCCACGGAGTGACCAGCCCGCTGCTCGAAGCCACCAGTGGCAAATGGCGCGTGTTCGACTACCTGGTCGACCAGCTCGAGCGAATGCTGCCGCCCCAACCGGTGCCGGACGCGGTCTGGCTCGCCGCGAAGCACAATTCTTCCGGTGGTGATCTCTTAGAGGTCGCGCTTCGAGCAGCGGAGGCGGGCACCCCGGTATCGGTTGACGTGGCCGAGTCGATCTGGCTGTTCCTGCTCGAGGCCGAGGTCGGAAGCGCGATGGCGTGCTACAACCTCGGGGTCCTCTGCAGCGAGAACGGCCGGGTCAAGGAGTCGAAGTCGTACTTTGCACGAGCTGCGAAAGCCGGTGAGCCGAGGGCGGCGTTCAACCTGGCCGTGATCTACTCCCGAGAGGACAAGCCGGAAAAATCCCGGAAGTGGCGGATGCGCGCGGCCGATGCGAACTATCCGCCGGCTTTCTTCCTCGTCGGGTTCGACCTCGAAGAGCAGGGGAAGCTGGACGAGGCCGAGCAGTGGTATCGGCGTGGGGCCGAGTTGGACGAGCATCGATCCGCCACCAACTTGGGGAAGCTGTTGAGCAGCACCGGGCGGGTTCAAGAGGCGCTTCCCTGGTTCCACAAGGCCGAAGAAGAGGGTGACCCGTTCGCAACCTACAACATCGGGCTGTTCCACCACGAGGCCGGCCGGCGCGAGGCTGCGGAGGAGTGGTACCGCAAGGCGTCGGAGCGCGGATCCGCTGATGCGGCCTTCAACCTCGGAACTTTGCGCTTGCAGGCCGGAGACCACGCCAGCGCGAAGGACTGGTACGAGCGAGCCTTCGAGGCAGGAATCACCTCGGCCGCCGGTAATCTGGGCAAGCTGCTGAGCGAATCCGGTGAACTGGCCGAGGCTGAACGGTGGTTCAGGCGTGGCGTGGCGGCAGGGGACGTACCCGCCACCTTTGGACTTGGTGCCCTCCTCTACAAGAGCGAGCGGCTGGAAGAGGCGCTGGACGTTCTTGAACCTGTCGCCTCTGCCGACGAGAGTGGAGGTCAGGCGGCGCTTGCCGAAATCCTGCATGAACTCGGCCGCACCGATGAAGCGATCCCCTACTTCGAGTCGGCGGCCGAAGCCGGGAACCTGTCGGCAGCGTTCAACCTGGGGGTGATCCATCTCAGGCGCGACGACCTGCAGGAGGCGAAGCGCTGGTACCGGACGGCGGCGGAGGCCGGCGATGCGGAGGCGGCGAGCAATCTGTCCGATGTTCTCTTCACGGAGGGGCGGCTCGCGTCGGCATCGTGGTGGATCGGCAGGGCGCGGGCACTTCGCGCCGAGGCGGCTGCTGCAGCCGCGGAGCCGGAATCCGTCGACGCTTGA
- a CDS encoding DMT family transporter → MDHVTGWVRIAVLALLWGSGFLWIKLALTGLSPVHLTLIRCALGALTLLVLAFAARQRLPRDRGTWGRLVVAAFFCNALPFALFGIGERTVDSGVAGVMNATTPLWSLLIGVALGTERRLNPARLLGLALGFAGIVVIFAPWEQEGLLSTGALALLAAGLSYAIAFAYMARKLPPNGAPLALSAAQLTTATALTALALPVAGTAPQVNLTALVAVTVLGVFGTGITFYLNYRVIADEGPTAAATVGYLLPVVSVGLGTLFLGEPLSPRVVGGMVIVLFAVALTRLRPQVPANCPASSAAGSAIPK, encoded by the coding sequence GTGGACCACGTGACTGGTTGGGTGCGCATCGCGGTACTGGCTCTCCTGTGGGGCTCGGGGTTCCTCTGGATCAAGCTGGCCTTGACGGGGCTGAGCCCCGTCCACCTCACGCTGATCCGCTGCGCGCTCGGCGCGCTTACGTTGCTGGTGCTGGCCTTCGCGGCCCGCCAGCGGCTCCCGCGCGACCGCGGCACGTGGGGGCGGCTGGTCGTCGCCGCGTTCTTCTGCAACGCGCTGCCGTTCGCGCTGTTCGGCATCGGCGAGCGCACGGTGGACTCCGGTGTCGCCGGGGTCATGAACGCCACGACCCCGTTGTGGTCGCTCCTGATCGGGGTCGCGCTCGGCACCGAACGCCGCCTCAACCCGGCACGCCTGCTCGGGCTGGCCCTCGGGTTCGCCGGCATCGTGGTGATCTTCGCGCCGTGGGAACAGGAAGGCCTGCTGAGCACGGGCGCCCTCGCGCTGCTCGCGGCCGGACTCAGCTACGCGATCGCGTTCGCTTACATGGCACGGAAACTTCCCCCGAACGGCGCCCCGCTCGCGCTGTCGGCCGCCCAGCTGACGACCGCGACCGCGTTGACGGCGCTCGCCCTGCCGGTGGCCGGGACCGCACCGCAGGTGAACCTCACCGCGCTCGTCGCGGTGACCGTCCTCGGCGTGTTCGGCACCGGGATCACGTTCTACCTCAACTACCGCGTGATCGCGGACGAAGGCCCGACCGCCGCCGCCACGGTCGGCTACCTCCTGCCGGTGGTGTCGGTCGGCCTCGGCACCCTCTTCCTCGGCGAGCCGCTGAGCCCGCGGGTCGTGGGCGGCATGGTGATCGTCCTCTTCGCCGTCGCCCTCACCCGGTTGCGGCCTCAGGTGCCGGCGAACTGCCCGGCGAGCTCGGCGGCCGGTTCGGCGATCCCGAAGTAG
- a CDS encoding putative bifunctional diguanylate cyclase/phosphodiesterase, translating to MPDPRPDRTAVPDPERARNLLARKWAYLLSGVTVVSLSREELDVELRGVLGTLCACLRGTSADTAPAERIGARLVALGYVGEPGLRCTLDVLAKGLPTLPELEAVDRLAERVAQTLGALSCGFLLAHERSVLDQQEIMHLSLLKAVRDAQWHLKESEARFEEVVTSSASGIALVALDGRIVRANAALAEMLGHQPGGLTGSVLYDVVHPETVGVLREAMTALLDGGKERVRQSQRLLRKDGDVARISLTASLLRDAEDRPGHFVVVVEDGTELMLLQGELSRQALHDVLTGLPNRQYFGTHLETALRRADPVYGVTLFHVDLDAFGMVCNSLGRRIGEQLLMHFAQRLKAVMAGEKAMIARFHSDEFGILVENTATTPDIGTIVRAINDELAEPFFVEGHGLALSASAGVVHRPSRGIDPVELLRAADQTLRRAKERRRGQWKMFDREADADDRRTQALAVGMAGAWEHGEISVRYRPMARLADGGVAGVEARLHWARPDEPAPAHEQCAELAESTGLVLPLGDWMLRAAGRQGEWWRQRAGFGLPMVAGLTGHQVSDDALGTRVTRLLADTGLPPEQLLLGVPVGALPVSGVIENVTALADLGVHVMLDEFGLGPDDLRAVQDLPVDIVRVDRRLAEWQSWSDSTFLGALVPLVRQVGATLVVDGIHTEDQASWWRTAGAELATGDYFGIAEPAAELAGQFAGT from the coding sequence ATGCCCGACCCCCGACCGGACCGGACCGCGGTCCCCGACCCGGAACGCGCGCGGAACCTGCTCGCCCGGAAGTGGGCTTACCTGCTCAGCGGCGTGACCGTCGTTTCGCTGAGCCGCGAAGAACTCGACGTCGAGCTGCGCGGCGTGCTCGGCACGTTGTGCGCTTGCCTGCGCGGCACGTCCGCGGACACCGCGCCCGCCGAGCGGATCGGCGCGCGGCTGGTGGCGCTCGGCTACGTCGGCGAGCCGGGCCTGCGGTGCACGCTCGACGTCCTCGCGAAGGGCCTGCCCACCCTGCCCGAACTCGAGGCGGTGGACCGCTTGGCGGAACGCGTCGCGCAAACGCTGGGAGCGCTCTCGTGCGGGTTCCTGCTCGCGCACGAGCGGAGCGTCCTCGACCAGCAGGAGATCATGCACCTCTCGCTGCTGAAGGCGGTGCGGGACGCCCAGTGGCACCTCAAGGAAAGCGAAGCGCGCTTCGAAGAGGTGGTGACGTCGTCGGCGAGCGGCATCGCGCTGGTCGCCCTCGACGGCCGGATCGTGCGGGCCAACGCGGCGCTGGCCGAGATGCTCGGGCACCAGCCCGGCGGGCTGACCGGGTCCGTGCTGTACGACGTCGTCCACCCCGAGACCGTCGGTGTCCTGCGCGAGGCGATGACGGCACTGCTCGACGGCGGCAAGGAGCGGGTCCGGCAGTCGCAACGGCTGCTGCGCAAGGACGGCGACGTCGCGCGCATCTCGCTCACCGCGTCCCTGCTGCGCGACGCCGAAGACCGGCCTGGGCACTTCGTCGTCGTGGTCGAAGACGGCACCGAACTGATGCTGCTGCAAGGGGAACTGAGCCGCCAGGCCCTCCACGACGTCCTCACCGGGCTGCCGAACCGGCAGTACTTCGGCACCCACCTGGAGACGGCGCTGCGGCGCGCCGACCCGGTGTACGGCGTGACGCTGTTCCACGTCGACCTCGACGCCTTCGGGATGGTCTGCAACAGCCTCGGCCGCCGGATCGGCGAGCAGCTGCTGATGCACTTCGCGCAGCGGCTGAAGGCGGTGATGGCCGGGGAGAAGGCGATGATCGCGCGGTTCCACAGCGACGAGTTCGGCATCCTGGTCGAGAACACGGCGACGACGCCCGACATCGGCACCATCGTGCGCGCCATCAACGACGAGCTCGCCGAGCCGTTCTTCGTCGAGGGGCACGGGCTGGCGCTCTCGGCCAGCGCGGGCGTGGTGCACCGGCCGTCGAGGGGCATCGACCCGGTGGAGCTGCTGCGCGCGGCCGACCAGACGCTGCGGCGGGCCAAGGAGCGGCGGCGCGGCCAGTGGAAGATGTTCGACCGCGAGGCCGACGCCGACGACCGGCGGACGCAGGCGCTCGCCGTCGGCATGGCCGGGGCGTGGGAGCACGGCGAGATCAGCGTCCGCTACCGGCCGATGGCGCGGCTGGCCGACGGCGGGGTGGCCGGCGTCGAAGCGCGCCTGCACTGGGCCCGGCCGGACGAACCCGCGCCGGCGCACGAACAGTGCGCGGAACTCGCCGAGTCGACCGGGCTGGTGCTGCCGCTCGGCGACTGGATGCTGCGCGCGGCGGGCCGGCAAGGCGAGTGGTGGCGGCAGCGCGCCGGGTTCGGCCTCCCGATGGTCGCGGGCCTGACCGGGCACCAGGTGTCGGACGACGCGCTGGGCACGCGCGTGACGCGGCTGCTCGCGGACACCGGCCTGCCGCCGGAACAGCTGCTGCTCGGCGTGCCGGTCGGCGCGCTGCCGGTGTCCGGGGTCATCGAGAACGTCACCGCGCTGGCCGACCTCGGCGTCCACGTGATGCTCGACGAGTTCGGGCTGGGGCCGGACGACCTGCGGGCCGTCCAGGACCTGCCGGTCGACATCGTGCGCGTCGACCGGCGGCTCGCCGAATGGCAGTCGTGGTCGGACTCGACGTTCCTCGGCGCACTGGTGCCGCTGGTGCGGCAGGTCGGCGCGACGCTCGTGGTCGACGGCATCCACACCGAGGACCAGGCGAGCTGGTGGCGCACGGCGGGCGCCGAGCTGGCCACCGGCGACTACTTCGGGATCGCCGAACCGGCCGCCGAGCTCGCCGGGCAGTTCGCCGGCACCTGA
- a CDS encoding SAM-dependent methyltransferase, translating into MTRSPEWVPPGVDISVPSMARTYDYMLGGGHHFAVDRAVGEQIERAMPGLRDAARVNRAFLGRAVRFMTAQGIRQFLDIGSGIPTVANVHEVAQAQDPDCRVVYVDRDPVAVAHSELMLDGNDRAAIVHADMRDPEKIFDAPQVRALLDFEKPIGLLMLLMLHWVPDESGPLELVGRYGAALAPGSFLAITHVTGDHQGENLGEATEAIKESRSPDQVNLRTHAQVSELFTGFEIVEPGLVGCGEWRPAGPADISAAAAMNMLVYAGIGRKN; encoded by the coding sequence GTGACGCGATCACCGGAATGGGTACCGCCGGGTGTCGATATCTCCGTACCGAGCATGGCGCGAACTTACGACTACATGCTGGGCGGCGGGCACCACTTCGCCGTCGATCGCGCGGTGGGCGAGCAGATCGAACGCGCGATGCCCGGCCTGCGCGACGCCGCGCGCGTGAACCGCGCGTTCCTCGGGCGCGCGGTGCGGTTCATGACGGCGCAGGGGATCCGGCAGTTCCTCGACATCGGCTCGGGCATCCCGACGGTGGCGAACGTGCACGAAGTCGCCCAGGCGCAGGACCCGGACTGCCGCGTGGTGTACGTCGACCGCGACCCGGTGGCGGTCGCGCACAGCGAATTGATGCTCGACGGCAACGATCGTGCAGCGATAGTGCACGCCGATATGCGAGATCCGGAGAAGATTTTCGATGCACCACAGGTGCGCGCTTTGCTCGATTTCGAAAAACCGATCGGGTTGCTGATGCTCTTGATGCTGCACTGGGTTCCCGACGAATCCGGTCCGCTCGAACTCGTCGGGCGCTACGGCGCGGCGCTCGCGCCCGGCAGTTTTCTCGCGATCACCCACGTCACCGGCGACCACCAAGGCGAAAACCTCGGCGAGGCGACCGAGGCGATCAAGGAAAGCCGGAGCCCCGATCAAGTGAACCTGCGGACGCACGCCCAGGTGTCCGAGCTCTTCACCGGTTTCGAAATCGTCGAACCCGGATTGGTCGGCTGCGGGGAATGGCGGCCGGCCGGGCCGGCGGACATCTCCGCCGCCGCCGCGATGAACATGCTGGTCTACGCCGGAATCGGCCGGAAGAACTGA
- a CDS encoding cytochrome P450: protein MTAPVAPGRWPFLGHTPALLKQRSAFTSSLHEHGEIVKLYLGPTPTYFVTSPRLAHEVLVTAGPKFRKGAMFDKFRPFVGNGLVLSNGDFHRQQRRLMQPAFHRDRLIAYAEIMRRAAADLGDSWQAGEVRPLDEDMQRLAVTIVGEALFSTELGKEAIAEARRSIYLIIQQGMIRALSPKFVEKLPIPGNRRFDEAITRMQAIVLAVIREWRTAGTDHGDLLSTLLLAGMTDEQARDEVLTLLTAGIETTALALSWTFHELGRHRDVEARVHAEVDEVLGGRPVTAENLGQLTYVRQVVDEVLRRYPLWMLMRRTLEEVDLGGVRLPEGAEVIVSPHALHHDPASFPDPARFDPGRWAPERAAETPKGAFIPFGAGNRQCIGNRFAQNEIVITVATVAARWRLVPLLDHPVRVKFTSAAYPDSLPMTAVPRS, encoded by the coding sequence ATGACCGCCCCGGTCGCCCCGGGCCGGTGGCCTTTTCTCGGGCACACTCCGGCACTGCTGAAGCAACGCTCCGCATTCACCAGTTCATTGCACGAGCACGGCGAGATCGTGAAACTCTACCTCGGCCCGACACCCACCTACTTCGTCACCAGCCCGCGGCTGGCACACGAAGTGCTGGTCACGGCGGGTCCGAAGTTCCGCAAGGGCGCCATGTTCGACAAGTTCCGGCCGTTCGTCGGAAATGGCTTGGTGCTTTCGAACGGTGACTTCCACCGGCAGCAACGACGGCTGATGCAACCGGCGTTCCACCGCGACCGCTTGATCGCCTACGCGGAGATCATGCGGCGCGCGGCAGCCGACCTCGGCGATTCCTGGCAGGCCGGCGAGGTGCGGCCGCTCGACGAGGACATGCAGCGCCTCGCGGTGACGATCGTCGGCGAGGCGCTGTTCTCCACGGAACTGGGAAAAGAGGCGATCGCCGAAGCGCGGAGATCCATTTACCTGATCATCCAGCAGGGAATGATTCGCGCGTTGTCGCCGAAGTTCGTCGAAAAGCTGCCGATCCCCGGAAACCGGCGGTTCGACGAAGCGATCACGCGGATGCAGGCGATCGTGCTGGCGGTGATCCGGGAGTGGCGGACCGCGGGCACCGACCACGGCGACCTGCTGTCGACGTTGCTGCTGGCCGGCATGACCGACGAGCAGGCGCGGGACGAGGTGCTCACGCTGCTGACCGCGGGCATCGAAACGACCGCGCTGGCGCTGTCCTGGACGTTCCACGAGCTCGGCAGGCACCGCGACGTGGAGGCGCGGGTGCACGCCGAGGTCGACGAGGTGCTGGGCGGCCGCCCGGTCACGGCCGAGAACCTCGGGCAGCTGACCTACGTCCGCCAGGTGGTCGACGAAGTGCTGCGCCGGTACCCGCTGTGGATGTTGATGCGCCGCACCCTCGAGGAGGTCGACCTCGGCGGCGTCCGGCTCCCGGAAGGCGCCGAGGTGATCGTCAGCCCCCACGCACTGCACCACGACCCGGCGTCGTTCCCCGACCCGGCCCGGTTCGATCCCGGCCGCTGGGCCCCGGAACGCGCCGCGGAGACGCCGAAGGGCGCGTTCATCCCGTTCGGCGCGGGCAACCGGCAGTGCATCGGAAACCGCTTCGCCCAGAACGAAATCGTCATCACGGTGGCCACGGTGGCCGCACGCTGGCGGCTGGTCCCGCTCCTGGACCACCCGGTACGCGTGAAGTTCACCTCGGCCGCCTACCCGGACAGCCTGCCGATGACGGCTGTCCCCCGGTCCTAG
- a CDS encoding alpha/beta hydrolase, whose protein sequence is MLPTPAHAATATCEDLNVPVTVALLPQTMHGRLCTPPEARTVVVLIPGGTYNASYWDIGYTPQTRSFRLAMNNAGIATLALDRLGTGASSKPLSTLLSASVQATATHQVIQSVRSRFPEVIVGGHSIGAAMAMIEAGRYHDVDGVLVTGMTHRMNLITVIPVLANMIPAPLDPAVPGRDAGYLTTSPGTRYTAFHTPGPLDEAAIAYDESTKDVFATTEAVDSLTLTTVVTPASQQITVPVLLVLGNDPHFCGTLGSDCSSPEALRVSETPFFGGPLQTYILDGYGHAINYAPNAPTYFGVVTNWLKSLQ, encoded by the coding sequence ATGCTCCCGACCCCCGCCCACGCGGCCACGGCGACGTGCGAGGACCTGAACGTCCCGGTGACGGTGGCCCTGCTCCCCCAGACGATGCACGGCCGCCTGTGCACCCCACCGGAAGCGCGCACGGTGGTGGTCCTGATCCCCGGCGGCACGTACAACGCGTCCTATTGGGACATCGGCTACACCCCGCAGACCCGCTCGTTCCGCCTGGCGATGAACAACGCGGGCATCGCCACCCTGGCCTTGGACCGCTTGGGAACAGGAGCGAGCTCGAAGCCGTTGAGCACCCTCCTGAGCGCCTCGGTCCAGGCAACGGCGACCCACCAGGTGATCCAGTCGGTCCGGTCCCGCTTCCCCGAGGTGATCGTCGGCGGCCACTCGATCGGCGCGGCCATGGCCATGATCGAAGCCGGCCGCTACCACGACGTCGACGGCGTGCTGGTGACGGGAATGACCCACCGGATGAACCTGATCACGGTGATCCCGGTCCTGGCCAACATGATCCCGGCCCCATTGGATCCTGCGGTCCCCGGCCGCGACGCGGGCTACCTGACCACGAGCCCGGGCACCCGCTACACGGCGTTCCACACCCCGGGCCCGCTCGACGAAGCGGCGATCGCGTACGACGAGTCCACAAAGGACGTCTTCGCGACGACGGAAGCGGTGGACAGCCTGACGTTGACGACGGTGGTCACCCCGGCGTCCCAGCAGATCACCGTCCCGGTCCTGCTGGTACTGGGCAACGACCCGCACTTCTGCGGAACCCTGGGCAGCGACTGCTCTTCCCCGGAAGCCTTGCGCGTGTCGGAAACCCCGTTCTTCGGCGGCCCCCTGCAGACGTACATCCTCGACGGCTACGGCCACGCGATCAACTACGCCCCCAACGCCCCGACGTACTTCGGCGTGGTGACCAACTGGCTGAAGTCGCTGCAATAA